The proteins below come from a single Papaver somniferum cultivar HN1 chromosome 11, ASM357369v1, whole genome shotgun sequence genomic window:
- the LOC113323969 gene encoding floral homeotic protein PMADS 1-like, which produces MGRAKIEIKFIENTPNRQVTYCKRRSGIMKKANDLTILCDAQVCVIMFSNTGKLHVYVSPSNTLKKFFDRYQRETCTDIWEAELEALEEELKTQQEIGSRLKKEIRQRTGQDDLSEFSIEELGGLEKDLARCLKILRERKVNVMSSAMLS; this is translated from the exons ATGGGTAGAGCAAAGATAGAGATAAAGTTTATAGAGAACACACCTAATAGACAAGTAACTTACTGCAAGAGAAGGTCAGGGATTATGAAGAAAGCTAATGATCTAACCATTCTTTGCGATGCTCAAGTTTGTGTCATCATGTTCTCTAATACTGGAAAACTTCATGTATATGTTAGTCCTTCTAATAC ATTAAAGAAGTTTTTTGATAGGTATCAAAGGGAGACTTGTACAGATATATGGGAAGCTGAACTTGAG GCattggaagaagaattgaaaACACAGCAGGAGATTGGAAGTAGACTAAAGAAAGAGATCAG GCAGAGGACTGGACAAGACGACTTGAGTGAATTCAGCATTGAAGAACTGGGCGGCCTTGAGAAAGATTTGGCTAGGTGTTTGAAAATCCTTCGGGAAAGGAAGGTAAATGTAATGTCATCTGCAATGCTATCCTAG